The following proteins are co-located in the Gloeocapsa sp. PCC 7428 genome:
- the nblR gene encoding response regulator transcription factor NblR, with amino-acid sequence MSTVEAERSPCVLLVETDETLADQVSLDLQESGYEAVIAPDVYSGMQYSREIQPALIVVDRMLAGESGLELCTHLRKAGARVPVLVLMARDTVDDRVACLEAGADDYFLKPYRSEEFLQMVRLYLQPETGVTEQLRFGDLVLDLATRRAMRHGKALDLTMKEFELLKYLMEHPREVLTREQILENVWGYDFMGESNVIEVYIRYLRLKIEDEGHRRLIQTVRGVGYVLRES; translated from the coding sequence ATGAGTACGGTAGAGGCTGAACGCAGTCCATGTGTTTTATTAGTCGAAACTGATGAGACTTTGGCAGATCAAGTGAGCCTTGACTTACAAGAATCAGGCTATGAAGCCGTGATCGCACCTGACGTTTACAGCGGGATGCAATACTCCCGAGAAATCCAGCCAGCTTTGATTGTGGTAGACCGAATGCTGGCTGGAGAATCAGGGCTAGAGTTATGTACTCATCTACGCAAAGCAGGCGCGCGCGTACCTGTATTAGTCTTGATGGCACGAGATACCGTTGACGATCGCGTAGCGTGTTTAGAAGCGGGCGCTGATGATTATTTTCTCAAACCTTACCGCTCTGAAGAATTTTTACAGATGGTACGCCTCTATTTACAACCAGAAACAGGCGTAACCGAACAATTACGCTTTGGCGATCTCGTTTTAGATTTAGCAACGCGCCGCGCCATGCGTCATGGCAAAGCGCTGGATCTGACAATGAAGGAGTTTGAACTGCTCAAGTATCTGATGGAACATCCGCGTGAAGTTCTAACTCGCGAACAAATTCTAGAAAATGTTTGGGGTTATGATTTCATGGGCGAATCGAATGTTATCGAAGTTTATATTCGTTATTTACGCCTTAAGATAGAAGACGAAGGTCACAGACGCTTGATCCAAACTGTGCGGGGTGTCGGCTATGTTTTGCGAGAATCGTAA
- a CDS encoding DUF192 domain-containing protein, translated as MSRGSAVLAIILGTMMLGCSTPTPAVSPTVTPLAQQSVNAGQNLPITATATIAGRKINLEVARTPQEQATGLMYRDTIADDRGMLFVFEPARPVGFWMKNVRFPLDMIFLENGRVKAIAPAVPPCQAEPCPTYGPETPVNQVIELRGGRAAELGIRVGDRLDIRFLDS; from the coding sequence GTGAGTCGTGGTTCTGCTGTCCTTGCAATCATTTTAGGAACTATGATGCTGGGTTGTTCAACGCCGACGCCCGCAGTATCGCCAACAGTAACACCTCTGGCGCAACAATCTGTGAATGCTGGTCAAAATCTTCCTATAACTGCTACAGCAACAATTGCCGGACGTAAAATTAATCTGGAAGTAGCGCGGACACCTCAAGAACAAGCCACTGGCTTGATGTATCGCGACACCATAGCCGACGATCGCGGAATGCTATTTGTCTTTGAACCCGCGCGCCCTGTCGGTTTTTGGATGAAAAATGTCCGGTTTCCGCTTGATATGATTTTTCTAGAAAATGGACGCGTGAAAGCGATCGCACCCGCTGTACCGCCTTGTCAAGCTGAACCCTGTCCGACGTATGGTCCCGAAACACCTGTTAATCAAGTCATAGAACTACGCGGAGGACGCGCCGCTGAACTCGGAATTCGCGTCGGCGATCGCCTCGATATTCGATTTTTAGACTCGTAA
- a CDS encoding DUF2949 domain-containing protein, protein MSPANYSKFIDFLQKDLSISAASIDVALRHREQDPGPLPMILWQYGLVTLDQLNQIYDWLESAVV, encoded by the coding sequence ATGTCACCAGCAAACTACTCTAAATTCATTGACTTTCTTCAAAAAGATTTATCGATATCCGCTGCTTCGATTGATGTCGCATTACGCCATCGCGAACAAGATCCAGGTCCTTTACCTATGATTTTGTGGCAGTATGGCTTGGTTACGTTAGACCAACTTAACCAAATCTACGATTGGTTGGAAAGCGCAGTAGTATAG
- a CDS encoding alanine--glyoxylate aminotransferase family protein, translating into MQDKLMLMIPGPTPVPEAALLALAKHPIGHRTSEFSNILAEVTENLKWLHQTQSDVMLLTTSGTGAVEAGMINFLSPGDRILVGCNGKFGERWAEVGEAYNLNVERITAEWGQPLDPQAFAEKLEADKEKQIKAVVVTHSETSTGVLNDLETINRHVKNHGEALIIVDAVTSLGAVNVPMDAWGLDVVGSGSQKGYMIPPGLGIVAVSPKAWEAYKTAKLPRYYLDLGKYRKATAKNTTPFTPPVNMIFALHATLRMMKQEGLEGIFARHQRLMKATRAGIKGLNLPLFVSDDCGSPAITAVAPEGIAADQVRAIMKKRFDIALAGGQDHLSNKIFRIGHLGFVSDRDILSAISALEVAMHELGYENFTPGAGVAAAARVFAQS; encoded by the coding sequence ATGCAAGACAAGCTGATGCTGATGATTCCTGGTCCCACACCGGTACCAGAGGCGGCGCTACTCGCGTTAGCCAAGCACCCCATTGGTCATCGTACCAGTGAATTTAGCAACATTCTGGCAGAGGTGACAGAAAACCTCAAGTGGCTGCACCAAACGCAAAGCGATGTAATGCTGCTGACAACCAGCGGTACAGGTGCAGTCGAAGCCGGAATGATTAATTTTTTGAGTCCTGGCGATCGCATTTTAGTCGGTTGTAACGGTAAGTTTGGCGAACGCTGGGCGGAAGTGGGTGAAGCTTATAATTTGAATGTCGAAAGAATTACCGCTGAGTGGGGACAACCCCTCGATCCTCAGGCGTTTGCAGAAAAACTCGAAGCTGACAAAGAAAAACAAATCAAAGCTGTCGTCGTTACCCATAGCGAAACATCAACAGGCGTACTTAATGACCTAGAAACAATTAACCGCCATGTTAAAAATCATGGTGAAGCGCTGATTATTGTAGATGCAGTCACCAGTCTTGGTGCAGTTAATGTGCCAATGGATGCTTGGGGTTTAGACGTTGTTGGTTCCGGTTCGCAAAAAGGTTATATGATTCCCCCAGGGTTGGGAATCGTTGCGGTTAGCCCCAAAGCTTGGGAAGCCTACAAAACTGCGAAACTACCCCGCTACTACCTCGATTTAGGTAAATATCGCAAAGCAACTGCGAAAAACACCACTCCGTTTACACCACCCGTTAATATGATCTTTGCTTTACACGCTACGCTGCGGATGATGAAGCAAGAGGGATTAGAAGGAATCTTCGCCCGCCATCAACGCTTGATGAAGGCAACCCGCGCGGGAATTAAAGGTTTAAATCTACCTTTGTTTGTGAGTGATGATTGTGGAAGTCCTGCCATTACTGCGGTAGCACCCGAAGGAATTGCAGCGGATCAGGTGCGCGCGATTATGAAAAAGCGTTTTGATATTGCTTTAGCTGGCGGACAAGATCACCTCAGTAATAAAATCTTCCGGATCGGGCATTTAGGCTTTGTCAGCGATCGCGATATTCTCAGTGCGATTTCAGCACTCGAAGTTGCCATGCACGAACTTGGTTATGAAAACTTTACGCCTGGTGCAGGTGTGGCTGCGGCTGCAAGAGTTTTTGCTCAATCGTAG
- a CDS encoding SRPBCC domain-containing protein: protein MKQLNTHIEINASASKVWKILTDFDSYPQWNPFIRAVSGEVKQGARLEVQLQPPGGNSMTFRPKVLVAEPERELRWLGRLLVPGIFTGEHCFQIEPRDRDRIRFIHSEVFSGLLVPFLANSLDTNTKSGFEKMNQALKARAEK, encoded by the coding sequence GTGAAGCAGTTAAACACCCATATTGAAATCAATGCTTCGGCTAGCAAAGTTTGGAAAATCTTGACTGACTTTGATAGCTATCCACAATGGAACCCGTTTATTCGTGCTGTGAGTGGTGAGGTAAAGCAAGGAGCAAGGTTAGAAGTGCAACTACAACCACCAGGGGGAAACTCGATGACATTTCGCCCTAAAGTTTTGGTTGCTGAACCTGAACGGGAACTGCGTTGGTTAGGGCGGTTACTTGTACCAGGAATTTTTACTGGCGAACATTGTTTTCAAATTGAGCCGCGAGATCGCGATCGCATTCGATTTATCCACAGCGAAGTTTTTTCAGGGTTACTCGTTCCCTTTTTAGCAAACAGCTTAGACACCAACACTAAAAGTGGTTTTGAAAAGATGAATCAAGCACTCAAAGCACGCGCAGAAAAATAA
- a CDS encoding DUF5340 domain-containing protein, with protein MQTIPLPSPIHYELLLQLLEQQTLSAASQNPTLREQVNQLIITLRKAAAQQKQLEESCQQSQIAIESRWSLNQ; from the coding sequence ATGCAGACAATTCCCCTTCCCTCTCCGATTCACTACGAACTCTTGTTGCAGTTATTAGAACAACAAACACTATCCGCAGCAAGTCAAAATCCAACTTTGCGCGAACAGGTGAATCAGCTAATCATTACCCTACGTAAAGCCGCCGCGCAACAGAAGCAGCTAGAAGAAAGTTGTCAGCAGTCACAGATTGCAATTGAATCGCGGTGGTCACTGAATCAATAA
- the trpC gene encoding indole-3-glycerol phosphate synthase TrpC has protein sequence MQIRRRPPNPSVDVKSLRYQVAIPDAEPQNILEKIVWHKETEVEQLREKLPLVELQRKALAAPPTRDFIGALRQGKTTPALIAEVKKASPSKGVFREDFDPVAIAQSYAQGGASCLSVLTDEKFFQGSFNNLALIRAAVDLPLLCKDFIIYPYQMYVARIRGADAVLLIAAILSDRDLQYFVKIATALKMAVLVEVHTLEEIDRVLAIDGVQLIGINNRNLEDFSVDLQTTCALLEARGEELRSRNILAVSESGLHTPADLQVVACAGAAAVLIGESLVKQSDPQAAIATLFTT, from the coding sequence ATGCAAATTCGTCGTCGTCCACCTAATCCATCAGTTGATGTGAAAAGCTTGCGCTATCAAGTTGCTATTCCTGATGCTGAACCACAAAATATCTTAGAAAAAATTGTCTGGCATAAAGAAACTGAAGTCGAGCAACTGCGTGAAAAGCTTCCTTTAGTCGAACTTCAGCGTAAAGCCCTTGCTGCACCACCAACACGTGATTTTATTGGTGCGTTGCGTCAAGGAAAAACAACACCTGCACTCATTGCCGAGGTAAAAAAAGCTTCACCAAGTAAGGGTGTCTTTCGCGAAGATTTTGACCCTGTGGCGATCGCGCAATCTTATGCCCAAGGTGGTGCTAGCTGTCTTTCGGTACTGACCGATGAAAAGTTCTTTCAAGGCAGTTTTAACAATCTTGCCTTAATTCGCGCTGCGGTAGATTTACCACTTTTGTGCAAAGACTTCATTATCTACCCGTATCAAATGTACGTGGCGCGAATTCGCGGTGCGGATGCGGTGCTGTTGATTGCCGCAATTCTGAGCGATCGAGATTTACAATACTTTGTCAAAATTGCAACCGCTTTAAAAATGGCAGTATTAGTCGAAGTTCACACATTAGAGGAAATTGACCGCGTTTTGGCAATTGATGGTGTCCAATTAATTGGTATAAATAATCGCAATTTAGAAGATTTTTCCGTAGATTTACAGACGACTTGTGCATTGCTAGAAGCACGCGGCGAAGAATTGCGATCGCGGAATATCTTAGCCGTCAGCGAGTCAGGATTGCATACGCCCGCAGATCTCCAAGTTGTCGCTTGTGCAGGTGCAGCAGCGGTGCTCATTGGCGAATCTTTGGTAAAACAAAGCGATCCGCAAGCGGCGATCGCCACTCTATTTACTACCTAG